From the Syntrophorhabdaceae bacterium genome, one window contains:
- a CDS encoding DUF362 domain-containing protein, whose product GSGIKVPIKGKILKETSIAREIADADAMVVVTHFKAHELSGFGGTLKNIGMGCATREGKLVQHSNVAPEINARTCVGCKTCVPYCPVEAISVQDKKASINAKKCIGCGECIIICPSKAIEIQWQQSPDIFQKKMVEYACGALKGKEKKAVFLSFVMQVSPACDCYPHSDAPIVKDIGILASIDPVAVDAASCDLVNNEESIPGTAIKTPLKSGEDKWRAVYPSIDWNIQLDHAVKMGLGEREYTLVKI is encoded by the coding sequence GCGGCAGCGGAATAAAGGTCCCGATCAAAGGCAAGATCCTTAAGGAAACAAGCATCGCGAGGGAGATTGCCGATGCCGACGCGATGGTCGTTGTTACGCATTTTAAGGCTCATGAGCTTTCCGGGTTTGGCGGTACTTTAAAAAACATCGGTATGGGCTGTGCAACACGTGAAGGAAAGCTCGTCCAGCACAGTAACGTGGCGCCCGAGATAAATGCCCGGACCTGTGTAGGGTGTAAAACATGCGTTCCGTACTGTCCCGTTGAGGCGATTTCAGTACAGGATAAAAAGGCCTCTATTAATGCGAAGAAGTGTATCGGCTGCGGTGAATGCATTATCATTTGTCCATCAAAAGCGATCGAGATCCAGTGGCAACAATCACCTGATATCTTTCAGAAAAAAATGGTCGAATATGCCTGCGGCGCACTCAAGGGAAAGGAGAAAAAGGCTGTTTTTCTGAGCTTTGTCATGCAGGTCAGTCCTGCCTGCGACTGTTACCCTCATAGCGATGCACCGATCGTTAAGGACATAGGCATCCTCGCCTCGATAGACCCTGTTGCTGTCGATGCAGCATCCTGCGACCTCGTCAACAACGAAGAGTCTATTCCAGGCACGGCAATCAAGACCCCCCTGAAGAGCGGCGAAGACAAATGGCGGGCCGTCTACCCTTCCATTGACTGGAATATCCAGCTTGATCATGCTGTAAAGATGGGGCTCGGTGAAAGAGAGTATACGCTTGTAAAGATTTAA
- a CDS encoding DUF4197 domain-containing protein: MNKFICLLLLVFFVTVSICSAGPLDDIMKGIKKVPSAGGSSSDEATTASGLKEALSIGTGNAVTAVSKSDGYFMNQLIKILLPKNIQTAADVLGKLGYQKQVDDFILSMNRAAENAAPKARKFFVDAIKEMTFDDAVKILRGSDTSATEYFKSKTFDKIYAAFKPPVSESMNKVGVTRSYKEMTGKYTSSVPFGNMESVDLDHYVTTKTLDGLFFMVGQEEKKIRTNPAARTTDLLRQVFGK; this comes from the coding sequence ATGAATAAATTTATCTGTTTATTGTTATTAGTTTTTTTTGTAACAGTCTCTATCTGTTCAGCAGGTCCTCTTGACGATATCATGAAGGGGATCAAAAAGGTTCCCTCTGCTGGAGGAAGCAGCTCCGATGAAGCCACAACCGCATCAGGTCTAAAAGAAGCCCTTTCCATCGGGACCGGGAATGCGGTGACCGCTGTTTCAAAATCAGACGGATATTTTATGAACCAGTTGATCAAGATACTGCTTCCCAAAAACATACAGACAGCGGCAGATGTCCTTGGCAAACTGGGTTATCAGAAACAGGTCGATGACTTTATATTGAGTATGAACCGTGCAGCGGAAAATGCTGCGCCGAAGGCACGTAAATTCTTCGTTGACGCCATCAAGGAGATGACATTCGATGATGCGGTGAAAATACTGCGAGGCAGTGACACCTCGGCAACGGAATATTTCAAATCAAAGACCTTCGACAAGATTTACGCAGCATTTAAGCCGCCTGTATCGGAAAGCATGAACAAGGTGGGGGTAACACGTTCTTACAAGGAGATGACCGGGAAGTATACCTCATCAGTACCTTTCGGGAACATGGAATCCGTCGACCTGGACCACTATGTCACCACAAAGACGCTCGACGGGCTTTTCTTCATGGTGGGGCAGGAAGAAAAGAAGATACGAACCAACCCTGCGGCAAGGACAACAGACCTGTTAAGACAGGTCTTCGGGAAATAA
- the corA gene encoding magnesium/cobalt transporter CorA produces the protein MKLRLLKKRSAKAGLPPGSLVHIGEEKPLKPKITVLHYNEEGYQEIEVEDIGQYLSLKDTPDVTWINVEGISQVETIEKIGQHFSLHPLLLEDIMNSDQRPKMEDYDDYLFVVLKKIYFDENDITIHAEQISMVLGSSFVITFHEHEGSVFDPVRLRLKNGKGRIRKMGADYLIYSLMDIVVDNYFTVLETLGEKMEDLEVQLVTNPGTGTLRTMQTLKGNMIYLRKVVWPLREVLSSMERDRSPLIHDSTHVYLRDVYDHSIHIMDTIETFRDMLAAMLDIYLSSISNRMNEVMKVLTIIATIFIPLTFIVGLYGMNFEYMPELKLRWGYPAILLVMLALCVFMILYFKRKKWF, from the coding sequence GTGAAACTAAGATTATTAAAAAAACGCTCTGCCAAAGCCGGTCTTCCTCCCGGCTCACTCGTTCATATCGGGGAAGAAAAACCGTTAAAACCAAAAATCACCGTTCTTCATTATAACGAGGAAGGATACCAGGAGATCGAGGTAGAAGATATCGGACAATACCTTTCTCTGAAAGATACACCGGATGTTACCTGGATCAATGTAGAGGGGATCTCACAGGTTGAGACCATTGAAAAGATAGGACAGCACTTCAGCCTCCACCCGCTGCTCCTCGAGGATATAATGAACTCGGATCAGCGGCCGAAGATGGAAGATTACGACGACTACCTCTTTGTTGTTTTAAAAAAGATCTATTTCGATGAAAACGATATTACTATCCACGCTGAGCAGATCAGCATGGTCCTTGGGTCAAGTTTCGTTATAACATTTCATGAACATGAAGGGAGTGTTTTCGATCCTGTCAGGCTGCGGTTAAAAAACGGCAAAGGGCGTATCAGAAAGATGGGGGCTGATTATCTTATCTATTCATTGATGGATATCGTTGTAGACAATTATTTTACGGTCCTTGAAACACTTGGTGAAAAGATGGAAGATCTTGAAGTACAACTTGTCACCAATCCTGGAACGGGTACATTAAGGACAATGCAGACCCTCAAGGGCAATATGATCTACCTCCGTAAGGTAGTATGGCCCCTTCGGGAGGTCTTAAGCAGCATGGAAAGGGACCGGTCGCCCCTTATACATGATTCCACGCATGTTTATCTCAGGGACGTTTACGATCACAGCATCCACATTATGGATACGATCGAAACATTCCGCGATATGCTCGCAGCCATGCTGGATATCTACCTGTCAAGCATAAGCAACAGAATGAACGAGGTTATGAAGGTATTAACCATCATCGCGACGATCTTTATACCTCTCACGTTTATAGTGGGTCTTTATGGTATGAATTTTGAGTATATGCCTGAGTTGAAATTACGGTGGGGCTATCCTGCCATCCTTCTGGTCATGCTTGCGTTATGTGTCTTTATGATCCTCTATTTCAAAAGAAAAAAATGGTTTTAA
- the mscL gene encoding large-conductance mechanosensitive channel protein MscL: MMFKEFKTFIMRGNVVDMAVGIIIGAAFTSIVKSLVDDVIMPPIGLLLGNIDFSNFFVVLKEGKIAGPYATLAAAKTAGAVTLSYGLFVNTIISFLIVAFAVFLMIKQVNRFKGETPPAAPDTKECPYCMSSIPIKAIKCPHCTSELKGSKNGG; the protein is encoded by the coding sequence ATGATGTTCAAAGAGTTCAAAACATTTATCATGCGCGGAAATGTGGTAGACATGGCTGTCGGCATAATCATTGGCGCTGCCTTCACCTCGATTGTCAAATCTCTCGTCGATGATGTCATCATGCCGCCGATCGGTTTACTGCTTGGGAACATTGATTTTTCTAATTTCTTTGTTGTGCTTAAAGAAGGAAAGATTGCCGGACCATATGCTACCCTCGCTGCCGCGAAAACTGCCGGAGCGGTGACACTGAGCTACGGTCTTTTTGTTAATACGATCATCAGCTTCCTGATCGTCGCGTTTGCAGTCTTTCTCATGATCAAACAGGTAAACAGGTTCAAAGGGGAAACTCCCCCAGCAGCACCGGATACGAAAGAGTGCCCCTACTGCATGTCATCGATACCCATCAAGGCAATAAAATGTCCGCACTGTACATCGGAGTTGAAGGGATCGAAAAACGGTGGATAG